In the Wyeomyia smithii strain HCP4-BCI-WySm-NY-G18 chromosome 2, ASM2978416v1, whole genome shotgun sequence genome, one interval contains:
- the LOC129722644 gene encoding uncharacterized protein LOC129722644 isoform X2, with protein sequence MQRLTKALTFYYSAVTTPEKYYILSSDEIYEVRDSNAPYVTGFSFPLVEPEEVERLENSVSQNDRIREEYVNFLTRKKPAGMSIVQFLPMVFSDEALDGYNYNGSNALGKCKLPMKGYDIFSHCFIDIEFTCDDSVT encoded by the exons ATGCAGCGATTAACAAAAGCACTAACATTTTACTACTCTGCAGTAACCACACCGGAAAAATACTACATTTTATCCTCCGATGAGATTTACGAAGTTCGCGACTCAAATGCACCGTATGTAACTGGATTTTCGTTCCCCTTAGTCGAACCGGAGGAAGTCGAGAGACTCGAGAATTCGGTCTCTCAAAACGATCGCATCCGCGAGGAATAT GTAAACTTTTTGACTCGCAAGAAACCTGCTGGAATGTCGATAGTTCAATTTCTTCCAATGGTTTTCTCGGACGAAGCTCTGGATGGATATAATTACAACGGATCTAATGCGCTCGGAAAATGCAAATTGCCCATGAAAGGGTATGACATATTTTCGCACTGCTTTATTG ACATTGAATTTACCTGCGATGATTCTGTCacatag
- the LOC129722644 gene encoding uncharacterized protein LOC129722644 isoform X1 encodes MLEKGQVTTPEKYYILSSDEIYEVRDSNAPYVTGFSFPLVEPEEVERLENSVSQNDRIREEYVNFLTRKKPAGMSIVQFLPMVFSDEALDGYNYNGSNALGKCKLPMKGYDIFSHCFIGKSSSERLKFVIAIPPLKY; translated from the exons atgttggagaaagggcaag TAACCACACCGGAAAAATACTACATTTTATCCTCCGATGAGATTTACGAAGTTCGCGACTCAAATGCACCGTATGTAACTGGATTTTCGTTCCCCTTAGTCGAACCGGAGGAAGTCGAGAGACTCGAGAATTCGGTCTCTCAAAACGATCGCATCCGCGAGGAATAT GTAAACTTTTTGACTCGCAAGAAACCTGCTGGAATGTCGATAGTTCAATTTCTTCCAATGGTTTTCTCGGACGAAGCTCTGGATGGATATAATTACAACGGATCTAATGCGCTCGGAAAATGCAAATTGCCCATGAAAGGGTATGACATATTTTCGCACTGCTTTATTGGTAAGTCTAGCTCAGAACGTCTTAAGTTTGTAATTGCAATTCCACCGTTGAAATACTGA